A window of the Pseudomonas furukawaii genome harbors these coding sequences:
- a CDS encoding NAD-dependent epimerase → MKFLVTGAAGFIGFHTAMRLCRLGHEVLGIDNLNDYYSVDLKLARLARLQDAPGFSFRKLDIADRDAMRALFDEQRFERVIHLAAQAGVRYSLDNPHVYADSNLSGFVNVLEGCRQTNVGHLAYASSSSVYGTNAKVPFAVEDAVDNPISLYAATKRANELMAHTYAHLYRLPTTGLRFFTVYGPWGRPDMAPFKFTKAILEGQPIDIYNGGEMSRDFTYIDDVVEGIVRIQDCPPPYANEPEELRRGATDRLFNIGLGSPVRLLDFVACIESATGVEAIKQMKPMQPGDVLQTWADVGALASRTGFRPATPLHEGVARFVDWYRTFYGV, encoded by the coding sequence ATGAAATTCCTGGTCACCGGTGCCGCCGGCTTCATCGGTTTTCACACTGCCATGCGCCTGTGCCGCCTCGGGCACGAGGTGCTGGGCATCGACAACCTCAACGACTACTACAGCGTCGACCTCAAGCTAGCCCGTCTGGCCCGGTTGCAAGACGCTCCCGGCTTTTCCTTCCGCAAGCTGGACATCGCCGATCGCGACGCCATGCGGGCGCTGTTCGACGAGCAGCGTTTCGAGCGCGTCATCCACCTCGCTGCGCAGGCCGGTGTGCGCTATTCGCTGGACAACCCTCACGTCTATGCAGACTCCAACCTCAGCGGATTCGTCAACGTGCTGGAAGGCTGCCGCCAGACCAATGTGGGCCACCTAGCGTATGCCTCCAGTAGCTCGGTCTACGGCACCAACGCCAAGGTGCCCTTCGCCGTGGAGGATGCCGTCGACAACCCGATTTCGCTCTATGCCGCGACCAAGCGTGCCAACGAGCTGATGGCGCACACCTATGCCCATCTTTACCGACTTCCCACCACCGGGCTGCGCTTCTTCACCGTCTATGGCCCCTGGGGACGGCCGGACATGGCGCCGTTCAAGTTCACCAAGGCGATCCTCGAAGGCCAGCCGATCGACATTTACAACGGCGGCGAAATGTCGCGGGACTTCACCTACATCGACGATGTCGTCGAGGGCATTGTGCGTATCCAGGATTGCCCGCCACCCTACGCCAACGAGCCGGAAGAACTCCGCCGTGGCGCCACGGACCGGCTATTCAACATCGGCCTAGGCTCGCCTGTCCGGCTGCTGGATTTCGTCGCCTGCATCGAATCCGCCACGGGCGTCGAAGCCATCAAGCAGATGAAGCCCATGCAACCCGGCGACGTCCTGCAGACCTGGGCCGATGTCGGAGCACTGGCCAGCCGTACCGGTTTCCGCCCCGCCACGCCCCTCCACGAAGGCGTAGCGCGGTTCGTCGACTGGTACCGGACCTTCTACGGCGTGTGA
- a CDS encoding UDP-glucose dehydrogenase family protein, which yields MKITIFGTGYVGLTQAACLAEVGHSVCCVDTDEHRISQLNQGLSPLYEPGLEALLRGNLAAGRLHFTTDAGEGVAFAKVIFIAVGTPPDEDGSADMRYVFAVTDTIAEHAVDAKVVINKSTSPVGTAQRIKAHLDAVLARQRRQLDMQVVSNPEFLKEGSAVDDCMRPERIIIGIDGEPDTELFRELYKPFSRNHEKLIVMDSRSAELTKYAANSMLATRISFINEMANLAERLGADIEMVRKGIGSDSRIGYDFIYAGCGYGGSCFPKDIQALQRTAAEAGYHPQLLEAVESVNHRQKHKVFENIKRHYNGDLNGKTFAVWGLSFKPNTDDMREAPSRVLLEALWAEGARVRAFDPEAMQEASRLYGARLDLHLVDSKEEALDNAHALVILTEWLNFRIADFGLVRQCLHDKVVFDGRNIFEPLHLAREGLAYYSIGRAPVGLAQP from the coding sequence ATGAAGATCACCATTTTCGGAACCGGCTACGTCGGTCTGACACAGGCAGCCTGCCTGGCGGAAGTTGGTCACTCGGTGTGCTGCGTCGATACCGACGAGCACCGTATCTCCCAGCTCAATCAGGGCCTTTCCCCCCTCTACGAACCCGGCCTGGAAGCCCTGCTCAGGGGCAATCTGGCCGCCGGACGGCTCCACTTCACCACTGACGCCGGTGAGGGCGTGGCCTTCGCCAAGGTGATCTTCATTGCGGTAGGCACGCCCCCGGACGAAGACGGCAGCGCGGACATGCGCTACGTGTTCGCCGTGACCGACACCATCGCCGAGCATGCCGTCGACGCCAAGGTGGTGATCAATAAGTCCACTTCCCCCGTCGGCACCGCACAACGCATCAAGGCTCATCTGGACGCCGTGCTGGCTCGCCAGCGTCGCCAGCTGGATATGCAGGTGGTGTCCAACCCCGAATTTCTCAAGGAAGGCTCCGCGGTCGACGACTGCATGCGCCCCGAGCGCATCATCATCGGTATCGACGGCGAACCGGATACCGAGCTCTTCCGCGAACTCTACAAGCCCTTCAGCCGCAACCACGAAAAGCTCATCGTGATGGACAGTCGCAGCGCCGAACTGACCAAGTACGCCGCCAACAGCATGCTGGCCACCAGGATTTCCTTCATCAACGAGATGGCCAATCTCGCGGAGCGTCTGGGCGCGGACATCGAGATGGTGCGCAAAGGTATCGGCTCCGACTCGCGCATCGGCTACGACTTCATCTACGCAGGCTGCGGCTACGGCGGTTCCTGCTTCCCGAAAGACATCCAGGCGCTGCAACGCACCGCCGCTGAAGCGGGCTACCACCCGCAATTGCTGGAGGCGGTGGAATCGGTCAACCACCGGCAGAAGCACAAGGTCTTCGAGAACATAAAACGCCATTATAACGGCGACCTAAACGGCAAGACCTTCGCCGTCTGGGGCCTGTCCTTCAAACCGAACACCGACGACATGCGCGAAGCCCCTAGTCGGGTATTGCTCGAAGCCCTCTGGGCTGAGGGTGCGCGCGTTCGCGCGTTCGATCCGGAAGCGATGCAGGAAGCCAGCCGGCTCTATGGTGCCCGCCTCGACCTGCATCTGGTCGACTCCAAGGAAGAGGCCCTGGACAATGCCCATGCCCTGGTCATCCTCACGGAATGGCTGAACTTCCGCATCGCCGACTTCGGCCTGGTCCGCCAGTGCCTGCACGACAAGGTCGTGTTCGACGGTCGCAATATCTTCGAGCCGTTGCACCTGGCACGCGAGGGTCTGGCGTATTACTCCATCGGCCGTGCCCCAGTAGGGCTGGCGCAGCCATGA
- a CDS encoding NHL repeat-containing protein yields the protein MSAETAPLPRRRSPFPKSRRIRGQALSLLLDRAAARWLLTAFALLLLLGAGIPAWHHLYPASASEGWRYKLFLDDIERVSALLPDGRGGLYISQELQDGKGRILHAGPGDRRHAVESGLSKPDGMVRYRGGVAFSQEQGEHPVLWMNDLGTRQLFSADSVEGLASDGHFLYAIEDRHGDGRLLRYDPETDSITTLRSGLDEAEAIASCPDGRMYYSEKTFGHVRELHADGRDPVVLDGLREPGFLLCNQDGLWVTEDATHMARVLLLSPQGRLSTVLSHLRSPQTIVEISPGRYLVAEQGRNRVLELQRQDDAP from the coding sequence ATGTCCGCAGAAACTGCCCCGCTACCTCGGCGCCGCTCCCCTTTTCCGAAGAGCCGCCGTATACGAGGGCAAGCGCTTTCGCTGCTGCTCGATCGCGCCGCCGCACGCTGGCTGCTGACCGCATTCGCCCTGCTCCTGTTGCTGGGCGCCGGTATTCCCGCCTGGCATCACCTGTATCCGGCCAGCGCGTCCGAAGGCTGGCGCTACAAGCTGTTCCTGGACGATATCGAACGCGTCAGCGCGCTCCTGCCCGATGGCCGGGGCGGACTCTACATCAGCCAGGAACTGCAGGATGGCAAAGGCCGCATACTCCATGCCGGACCTGGCGACCGGCGCCATGCGGTGGAGTCCGGCCTGTCCAAACCCGACGGCATGGTGCGCTATCGCGGTGGCGTGGCCTTCAGCCAGGAACAGGGTGAACACCCTGTCCTCTGGATGAACGACCTGGGCACCCGGCAGCTTTTCAGTGCCGACAGCGTCGAGGGCCTGGCCAGCGACGGGCACTTCCTCTATGCCATCGAAGACCGCCACGGAGACGGCCGACTGCTGCGCTACGACCCGGAAACGGACAGCATCACCACGCTGCGCAGCGGCCTGGATGAGGCCGAGGCCATAGCGTCCTGCCCCGATGGCCGCATGTACTACAGCGAAAAGACCTTCGGCCATGTGCGCGAACTGCACGCGGATGGCCGCGACCCGGTCGTACTCGACGGCCTGCGCGAACCCGGCTTCCTGCTCTGCAACCAGGACGGCCTGTGGGTCACCGAAGATGCCACCCACATGGCCCGCGTACTGCTACTCAGCCCTCAGGGCAGGCTCAGCACCGTGCTCTCTCACCTCCGCTCGCCGCAGACCATCGTCGAGATTTCTCCGGGCCGTTACCTGGTCGCCGAACAGGGACGCAACCGGGTGCTGGAGCTTCAGCGGCAGGACGACGCTCCATGA
- a CDS encoding sensor histidine kinase encodes MGGKQPLERRITLAFVLMTLIVSGTFSLGIVAIVHFIEEHLVSEELGRELDFAIDEELRHGEAARIDASTRFFSSHAGRDALPPRFAGLPEGFSEVIDGDEAYYVFKRSHDRHEDVLVKEQHEFEARERALFDVVLAGFLLSVFGAWGLGRLLAHRVMTPLRRLAQQVRHRDQLLPMAPRLAPDYPDDEVGWLAAAFDETLGQLRHSLERERLFTSDVSHELRTPLMVIATSCELLLGSPGLSGSERAQLDRIARASADMHDLVQTFLRLARAGQENEGLADSVSLNKLAAEQYRQWAPHFQAKGLAFALIDEGSSLGRYEAPQLRTVMSNLLRNALHYTDQGAVRLILGTDGFRVEDSGQGVPEEEQERIFHSFVRGHRTRGEGLGLGLSLVRRICQQQGWAVRVESIPDSGSCFSVDLGKGR; translated from the coding sequence ATGGGCGGCAAGCAACCGCTGGAGCGGCGGATCACCTTAGCCTTCGTGCTGATGACCCTGATCGTCAGCGGCACCTTTTCCCTGGGGATCGTCGCCATCGTGCACTTCATCGAGGAGCACCTGGTCTCCGAGGAGCTGGGCCGCGAGCTGGATTTCGCAATCGACGAAGAGCTCAGGCACGGCGAGGCAGCACGCATCGATGCCAGTACCCGTTTCTTCAGCTCCCATGCCGGACGGGACGCATTGCCGCCGCGCTTCGCCGGACTGCCCGAAGGTTTCTCGGAGGTGATCGATGGCGACGAGGCCTATTACGTCTTCAAGCGCAGCCACGACAGACACGAAGACGTGCTGGTCAAGGAACAGCATGAGTTCGAGGCCCGTGAGCGGGCGCTGTTCGACGTGGTCCTGGCCGGCTTTCTGCTCAGCGTTTTCGGTGCCTGGGGACTCGGGCGCCTGCTGGCCCATCGAGTGATGACACCCCTTCGGCGCCTGGCCCAGCAGGTACGACATCGCGATCAGCTGCTGCCCATGGCGCCAAGGCTCGCCCCCGACTACCCGGACGACGAAGTGGGTTGGCTGGCGGCGGCCTTCGACGAAACCCTGGGCCAGCTCCGCCATTCGCTGGAGCGCGAGCGGCTGTTCACCAGCGACGTCAGTCACGAACTGCGTACGCCGCTGATGGTGATCGCCACCTCCTGCGAGCTCCTGCTGGGTTCACCCGGCCTGTCCGGCAGCGAGCGTGCCCAGCTGGACCGCATCGCCCGAGCCAGCGCCGACATGCACGACCTGGTACAGACCTTCCTGCGGCTGGCCAGGGCCGGCCAGGAAAACGAGGGATTGGCGGACAGCGTCTCCCTGAACAAACTGGCGGCCGAGCAATACCGCCAGTGGGCGCCCCATTTCCAGGCCAAGGGCCTGGCCTTCGCACTCATCGACGAAGGCAGCTCCCTGGGTCGCTACGAAGCCCCGCAGTTGAGAACGGTGATGTCGAACCTCTTGCGCAATGCTCTGCATTACACCGACCAGGGCGCGGTGCGGCTGATACTCGGGACGGACGGCTTCCGTGTCGAGGACAGCGGCCAGGGCGTCCCCGAGGAGGAACAGGAACGCATCTTCCACAGCTTCGTCCGAGGCCATCGGACCCGCGGCGAGGGCCTGGGCTTGGGACTGTCGCTGGTGCGACGCATCTGCCAGCAACAGGGTTGGGCGGTTCGCGTGGAATCCATACCGGACTCGGGCAGTTGCTTCTCCGTGGACCTCGGCAAGGGACGATGA
- a CDS encoding phosphoethanolamine transferase: MFKRISLRPESLAFLSGLLLLSLYNLPLWQHLFSIVPADAGGLGMGMAFGALVLAVFTFVLALVSFRWVFKPVLILLFLVSSGVTYFMSQYGVMIDANMLRNVAETDVNEVRDLLSFKLLLFILILGVLPSWLLWKLPVRHQPLRRELLGKLALAAGSVALLGVVALTNYQGLASLFRNHHELRLLVVPSNYLNASYGYLREQLAVAKEPLHQIGTDARKAAAWKDHQRKSLTVLVIGESARAENFGILGYGRDTTPLLKGQQGVTAFRNVRSCGTETAVSVPCMFSNMGRGTYDAAQARSQEGLLDVLKHAGLAVTWRDNQSGCKGTCDRVGQENLSHQKDPVLCSGGECHDEILLKDLQAYIDNLKDDAVLVLHQMGSHGPDYAKRYPKRFEKFTPVCDSAALNDCSQQSIINAYDNTLVYTDYVLSKLVDLLRKNQDKVDTAMLYIADHGESLGEYNLFLHGTPYMLAPDQQKHVAMLTWFSDSYRKDFALDTGCLGKERDKPLSQDNFFHSVLGLLQVQTDEYKEGLDLFAPCRADGAAVAGI, from the coding sequence ATGTTCAAACGCATTTCCTTACGCCCCGAAAGTCTCGCCTTCCTCAGCGGCCTCCTGCTGCTGTCCCTCTACAACCTGCCACTCTGGCAGCACCTCTTCTCCATCGTCCCGGCGGATGCCGGAGGCCTTGGCATGGGCATGGCGTTCGGTGCCCTGGTGCTGGCCGTATTCACGTTCGTGCTGGCCCTGGTGTCGTTCCGCTGGGTGTTCAAGCCGGTGCTGATCCTCCTCTTCCTCGTCAGCTCCGGTGTCACCTACTTCATGAGCCAGTACGGCGTGATGATCGACGCCAACATGCTGCGCAACGTCGCGGAGACCGACGTCAACGAAGTGCGGGACCTGCTCTCGTTCAAGCTGCTGCTGTTCATCCTGATCCTCGGTGTGCTGCCCAGCTGGTTGCTGTGGAAGCTCCCGGTCCGCCACCAGCCGCTGCGTCGCGAACTGCTGGGCAAACTGGCCCTGGCGGCCGGCTCGGTAGCGCTGCTCGGGGTCGTGGCCCTGACCAACTACCAGGGGCTTGCCTCGTTGTTCCGCAATCACCACGAGCTGCGTCTGCTGGTCGTTCCCAGCAACTACCTGAACGCGTCCTATGGCTACCTGCGCGAGCAACTGGCGGTCGCCAAGGAGCCCCTGCACCAGATCGGCACCGACGCCCGGAAGGCGGCGGCCTGGAAGGATCACCAGCGCAAGTCGCTGACCGTGCTGGTGATCGGTGAAAGCGCACGGGCCGAGAACTTCGGCATCCTGGGCTATGGCCGCGATACCACGCCGCTGCTCAAAGGCCAACAAGGCGTCACCGCTTTCAGGAACGTGCGCTCCTGCGGCACCGAAACCGCCGTTTCCGTACCCTGCATGTTCTCCAACATGGGGCGCGGCACCTACGACGCCGCCCAGGCGCGCAGCCAGGAAGGCTTGCTCGATGTGCTCAAGCACGCCGGCCTCGCCGTGACCTGGCGCGACAACCAGTCCGGCTGCAAAGGCACCTGTGACCGAGTCGGGCAGGAAAACCTCAGCCACCAGAAAGACCCGGTGCTCTGCAGCGGCGGCGAATGCCACGACGAAATCCTGTTGAAGGACTTGCAGGCCTACATCGACAACCTCAAGGACGACGCCGTGCTGGTCCTGCACCAGATGGGCAGCCACGGCCCGGACTATGCCAAGCGCTATCCCAAGCGCTTCGAGAAGTTCACCCCGGTGTGCGACAGCGCCGCCCTGAACGATTGCAGCCAGCAAAGCATCATCAACGCCTACGACAACACCCTGGTCTACACCGACTACGTGCTGTCGAAGCTGGTGGACCTGCTGCGCAAGAACCAGGACAAGGTCGACACCGCCATGCTCTATATCGCCGACCACGGCGAGTCCCTGGGCGAATACAACCTGTTCCTGCATGGCACGCCGTACATGCTGGCCCCCGACCAGCAGAAGCACGTGGCCATGCTCACCTGGTTCTCCGACAGCTACCGCAAGGATTTCGCCCTGGACACCGGCTGCCTGGGCAAGGAGCGCGACAAGCCGCTGAGCCAGGACAACTTCTTCCACTCGGTACTCGGCCTGCTGCAAGTGCAGACCGACGAATACAAGGAAGGCCTGGACCTGTTCGCCCCCTGCCGCGCCGACGGCGCCGCCGTCGCCGGGATCTAG